The sequence TCGTCGCGGTTTGACCGTTGACCTTGATCGTCTTGCTTCCGATCGGAAGCTCAATCGTGATATCGCCCTTGCGAATCGTAACCGTTTGCGTTTCTCCGTTCCATTTCACGTCGGCTCCCAATGCTTCCGAAACAGCGCGAACCGGGATCAAGGTGCGCCCGTCCTTGATAAAAGGCTGCACGTCAAAATTCGGCCGCTTGCCCTGCACATACACTTTCACCTGTTCGGTGTCGCCCTTGTCTTGAAAAACTTTACTCAACAAGTCGTACAACTTGTCCGATTTCGGATTCTTGGCAAGCGCCGCTTCGACAGCTGTCTCCGCCTCATCCTGTTTCTTGTCCTTCAGCTTCAATGTCACCAGAACCTGAACTTGATCCTCGGTTGCCGTCCCGGAATTCACTTCGGAGTCAAGTTGCGTTTCCACCGCATTCTTTGCGTCGTCGTCAGAGGACGCCAGTCCATCCTGCTTCAGCTTATCGATTAATTTTTCAATCACGGCATTCAACGTATCGTCACTTGCTTGCCCATTTCCATCCTGCAAAGCCTTCAGAAGGCTTTCGAGCGCTCGCTTGATCCCCTTGCCCTTGCCGCCATGCTCATGATCCTGATCGTCCTTCTCTTCATCATCCTGCTTGTTTTTTCCATTCCCGTCGTCGTCTTCCTCATCGGATTGGTTTCCGGATGTTGTGGAAGACGTTGTGGAAGATTGTGTTGAGCCGGATGTTTGAGAGGGATTCGTCGTTGGATCGGTTGTTGTAGTTGTAGTTGTAGTTGTAGACGTAGAACTCTGCGTGGTCGTGGCAGAACTCGTTACAGACGAACCGGTTGCGGTGCTGATCGCGGTCGCCGTTTCCGCCCGTGCAATCAGCGCTGCCGGCGAGAGGGCGAGTGTCATCACAAGAGCTGTTGTCCAAACCAATTTTTTCTTCATTGTTCCACACACTCCT comes from Effusibacillus pohliae DSM 22757 and encodes:
- a CDS encoding copper amine oxidase N-terminal domain-containing protein, producing the protein MKKKLVWTTALVMTLALSPAALIARAETATAISTATGSSVTSSATTTQSSTSTTTTTTTTTDPTTNPSQTSGSTQSSTTSSTTSGNQSDEEDDDGNGKNKQDDEEKDDQDHEHGGKGKGIKRALESLLKALQDGNGQASDDTLNAVIEKLIDKLKQDGLASSDDDAKNAVETQLDSEVNSGTATEDQVQVLVTLKLKDKKQDEAETAVEAALAKNPKSDKLYDLLSKVFQDKGDTEQVKVYVQGKRPNFDVQPFIKDGRTLIPVRAVSEALGADVKWNGETQTVTIRKGDITIELPIGSKTIKVNGQTATIDVPAQIADSRTVVPVRFISEFLGHQVQWDANAKMVIVK